In the Bacteroidota bacterium genome, GCGAAGCGATACGCCTCGGTCTGGCCGTAGGGCTCACGAGCTGTCAACCAGGCCTCCTTGGCGGCTTCCAGTCCAGCCTCGGATGGCGCCTCGACGAAGGCGTCGATGGCCTGATCGAGCTCGACGGCCGCGTCGTACGAGTCCTGGTAGGACGCCGCGACGATATCGGCGTAGGCCGAGACCGCCTCAGCGCGCGCCGCATCATCACCGGACGACGCACATCCGGCGACGACGAGAGGCAGGGCGAACGCAGCCACAAGGAGGCCGCGATGTGAGAACATGTTCATTGGGCTCGTTGGGTCTGTACCCACAGTATCGGCATGTCTCCCTTGTACGTACACACGAAAGTCTGGCACATACGAGAACGGCCTCAAG is a window encoding:
- a CDS encoding imelysin family protein, producing MFSHRGLLVAAFALPLVVAGCASSGDDAARAEAVSAYADIVAASYQDSYDAAVELDQAIDAFVEAPSEAGLEAAKEAWLTAREPYGQTEAYRFANGPIDDADGPEGLLNAWPLDEAYIDYVEGDSDAGIINRPEDFPTIDQQLILDLNEQGGEENVSAGYHAIEFLLWG